A single genomic interval of Labrus bergylta chromosome 18, fLabBer1.1, whole genome shotgun sequence harbors:
- the LOC136183268 gene encoding zinc finger C2HC domain-containing protein 1C-like, protein MSTYTRKRHSPQGRLHGSIYTQAQHGVVAGRRADQDSQPFTKKPVSHRRPNNPKTQDSHDLSDFEKITITKQSRGPLPPQERHSDGRDTTGSRHPRKDSHKLPSGELEMTRAIHEKQLVLQEKLWRVEAKVRQKIQRARDDAAQKDDYDQGQSERGKIQTKTRFLEQQRREPVGSRGLMIQDRGQEAVKQQMMRDRMRHADEEERAWRRRETEVEQFERKGRQGTHEITVRKQEVRGKQNQPRWDNVKEHTRRKGSFERDDGNWGERDGRSKEKAKERQQSTSHGDKDWTREKKYREDMQRGLYNSDREDQIPRINQHKTSHQTATQNHRGGERNLYEEQLLPPASSSSYSRRQEEQEVSRTDGGPQHVPCRVCNRRFTSQRLETHVLICEKIKQSKRPVFNSFSNRTKGSDLGEYLKTHYSSRTPEVLKKKKQRQNNMANTKTPREVRLPAGTSKRFK, encoded by the exons aTGAGCACATACACAAGGAAAAGACACAGTCCTCAAGGGCGACTGCATGGCAGCATCTACACTCAAGCACAGCATGGTGTAGTAGCTGGAAGAAGAGCAGATCAAGACAGTCAGCCGTTTACAAAAAAGCCTGTCAGCCACAGAAGACCGAACAACCCCAAGACACAAGACTCACATGATCTGtctgattttgaaaaaataacTATTACAAAACAATCAAGGGGCCCTTTGCCACCCCAAGAACGCCATTCAGATGGTAGAGACACCACCGGATCCCGACATCCAAGAAAAGACTCACACAAGCTGCCCAGTGGAGAACTGGAGATGACTAGAGCAATTCATGAAAAACAGCTGGTGCTACAGGAGAAGCTGTGGAGGGTGGAGGCAAAAGTAAGACAAAAAATCCAGAGAGCCAGAGATGATGCTGCTCAAAAGGATGACTATGACCAGGGACAATCAGAAAGGGGGAAAATTCAGACAAAAACCAGATTtttggagcagcagaggagagaacCAGTAGGAAGCAGAGGGCTGATGATACAAGACAGAGGACAAGAGGCTGTAAAACAGCAGATGATGAGGGACAGGATGAGACATGCAGATGAAGAAGAAAGGGcatggagaagaagagaaacagaagttGAACAGTTTGAACGAAAAGGACGTCAAGGCACTCATGAGATCACAGTTCGTAAGCAAGAAGTGAGAGGAAAGCAGAACCAACCGAGGTGGGACAATGTGAAAGAGCATACTAGAAGAAAAGGGAGCTTTGAAAGGGATGACGGCAATTGGGGGGAAAGAGATGGAAGGTCAAAAGAGAAGGCAAAAGAAAGGCAACAAAGTACTTCTCATGGTGATAAAGATTGGACCAGAGAAAAGAAATATAGGGAAGACATGCAAAGGGGGCTGTATAATTCAGACAGAGAAGATCAAATACCTAgaataaatcaacacaaaacttctcatcaaactgcaacacaaaaccacagaggtggagagagaaacCTGTACGAGGAACAACTGCTCCCGCCAGCTTCTAGTTCGTCTTATTCCAGGAGACAAGAAGAACAGGAGGTCAGCCGCACAGACGGCGGCCCCCAGCATGTTCCTTGCAGAGTATGCAACCGAAGGTTTACAAGCCAAAGGTTAGAGACGCATGTCCTAATCTGTGAGAAGATTAAACAATCAAAACGCCCAGTCTTCAACTCCTTCTCTAACAGAACCAAGGGATCCGACTTAGGGGAGTACCTGAAGACCCACTACAGCTCAAGAACTCCTGAG gttttgaagaaaaagaagcaaaggCAGAACAACATGGCAAATACAAAGACACCGCGTGAGGTCCGACTCCCAGCTGGAACTTCAAAACGGTTCAAGTGA
- the LOC109981322 gene encoding serine/threonine-protein kinase Nek9: MSLTDYERHFDSLNSDLDGGSVVSERSASSTFNGEEEKLHYIPIRILGRGAFGEATLYRRTEDNSLVVWKEVELNSLSDKDRRDVMNEISILSILEHSNIIAYFNHFMDKNTLFIELEYCNGGNLYDRIIHREGKLFSEDVVIWYLYQIASAVTHIHKAGILHRDIKTLNIFLTKTDLIKLGDYGLAKKLDSEFSMAETCVGTPYYMSPELCQGSKYNFKSDIWAMGCVLFEVLTLTRTFDATNPLNLCVKIVQGNWTMDVNSDVYSPEVINLVYECLDQDPAKRPTGEQILDQPFISCHRQEHEERVALLNSAMKKPKLSTVTDTPVAVVTTRSREVYFWGGGKFTPQKLDAFKGGSSAQHVCAGESHFAVVSVEKELYTWANVQCGAKMVGQLGHGDQASYRQPKKVEKLQGKAIRQVACGADFTACVTDEDQMYMFGSDYYGCIGVENELGSEILEPVLLEFFEERPVRQVSCGDNHVVVLTQTGDIYSWGCGEYGRLGLECEDDFSSPMQVEIPKGATISSVSCGSDGTFFLTEAGKVLACGNNEFNKLGLNQGISGLKNHLGEAYQGIPYITTLTLAKQLSRFKIQAIAPGKTHTAAIDGRGRLITFGCNKYGQLGVKDFKKHQGVQVLVGPFGGKIVNKLSCGDGFTIAATEDNQIFAWGNAGNGRLGMPADKGFGSEVCPAMPRPIFGSLHHVPDLSCRGWHTIIIMEKVLNSKTIRSNSSGLSVGSAPDQAASTSTVDLDIEPGSETDCQDRGLGGTMEDNTEECFMGTMSGANQTGDSSCPLWLRRELEDAEFIPIPHDSDLPSPDQLPSYSESVTLPYEELKGLKAAAAAVSFNTGLSTKRMSCDKVNGLQADFYIEEEEEESGACCKESSEVLQLRETVAQQKMRIQMLEKQVDEQKKENERLLAAISRSTLQDAGCDNNRNTHSDGMPRDGRGKGGGFTHHGGRSAGAGV, from the exons GACAACTCTCTGGTAGTATGGAAGGAAGTGGAACTGAACTCGCTCTCAGACAAGGACCGGCGAGACGTTATGAACGAAATAAGCATCCTGTCCATTCTCGAGCACAGCAACATTATAGCCTATTTCAATCACTTCATGGATAAAAACACCCTCTTCATTGAGCTGGAGTATTGCAATG GAGGAAATCTTTACGACAGAATCATCCATCGGGAGGGGAAACTTTTTAGTGAAGAT GTTGTCATTTGGTACCTGTACCAAATTGCCTCAGCAGTGACCCATATTCACAAGGCTGGGATCTTACACAG AGATATCAAAACTCTGAATATTTTCCTTACAAAGACTGACCTCATCAAGCTGGGCGACTATGGCCTTGCGAAGAAGCTAGACTCTGAATTCTCAATGGCGGAGACT TGTGTGGGAACTCCATATTACATGTCACCTGAGTTGTGCCAGGGATCGAAGTACAACTTCAAATCAGACATCTGGGCCATGGGTTGTGTACTTTTTGAGGTCTTAACTCTCACAAGAACATTTGATGCAACG AACCCTCTGAACCTCTGTGTTAAAATAGTCCAGGGCAACTGGACCATGGACGTGAACTCAGATGTTTATTCTCCTGAAGTGATCAACCTGGTGTATGAGTGTCTCGATCAA GATCCTGCAAAGAGACCTACAGGGGAGCAGATTCTGGACCAGCCATTCATCTCCTGCCACAGACA GGAGCATGAAGAGAGAGTTGCCCTGCTGAATTCAGCGATGAAAAAACCAAA GCTGAGCACAGTGACTGACACCCCTGTTGCTGTGGTTACCACACGCTCAAGGGAGGTATATTTCTGGGGTGGTGGGAAGTTCACCCCCCAGAAACTGGATGCGTTTAAAGGAGGCAGCAGTGCCCAACATGTGTGTGCAGGGGAAAGTCACTTCGCGGTGGTGTCAGTGGAAAAAGAGCTGTATACTTGGGCT AATGTCCAATGTGGAGCAAAGATGGTGGGCCAGCTTGGGCACGGAGACCAGGCCTCTTACCGACAGCCTAAGAAGGTGGAGAAGCTGCAGGGGAAGGCCATCCGACAGGTGGCATGTGGGGCTGACTTTACTGCTTGTGTCACCG ATGAGGACCAGATGTACATGTTCGGGTCGGACTATTACGGCTGCATTGGAGTGGAGAACGAGCTCGGCAGTGAGATTTTGGAGCCCGTGCTTCTGGAGTTTTTTGAGGAGCGGCCTGTGCGTCAGGTTTCATGCGGAGACAACCACGTGGTGGTGCTGACTCAGACTGGGGACATCTACTCCTGGGGTTGTGGAGAGTATG GGCGTCTGGGGCTGGAATGTGAGGATGACTTCTCTTCTCCAATGCAG GTGGAAATCCCTAAAGGCGCCACAATCTCCTCTGTGTCGTGTGGCAGTGATGGAACCTTCTTTTTGACGGAAGCTGGCAAAGTGTTGGCATGTGGAAACAACGAATTCAATAAGCTTGGACTGAACCAGGGAATCTCTGGTCTCAAAAACCACCTTGGAGAG GCATACCAGGGGATTCCGTACATCACCACACTGACCTTGGCAAAGCAGCTATCACGGTTCAAGATTCAGGCCATAGCTCCAGGAAAAACTCATACAGCTGCAATTGATG gacGAGGTCGTCTGATCACGTTTGGTTGCAACAAGTATGGACAGCTGGGTGTGAAGGACTTTAAGAAACACCAGGGTGTCCAAGTCCTTGTTGGACCCTTTGGGGGGAAGATTGTGAACAAACTGTCTTGTGGAGACGGCTTCACCATTGCAGCCACTGAAG ACAATCAGATCTTTGCGTGGGGAAATGCAGGAAATGGGCGCCTGGGGATGCCTGCTGATAAGGGATTTGGATCAGAGGTGTGCCCTGCCATGCCAAGGCCCATCTTCGGTTCCCTCCACCATGTACCAGACTTGTCTTGCCGTGGCTGGCACACTATTATCATAATGG AGAAAGTGCTCAACTCCAAGACTATTCGATCAAACAGCAGTGGACTATCAGTCGGTAGTG cACCGGACCAGGCGGCTTCAACATCCACAGTGGATCTGGACATAGAACCTGGTTCAGAAACAGACTGTCAGGACAGGGGTCTTGGGGGGACAATGGAAGATAATACAGAGGAGTGTTTCATGGGGACGATGTCTGGGGCAAATCAGACTGGGGACAGCTCCTGCCCGCTCTGGCTTAGAAGG GAGCTTGAGGACGCAGAGTTCATCCCCATTCCACACGACTCAGATCTGCCCTCTCCTGACCAGCTCCCTTCTTACTCTGAGAGCGTCACTCTTCCTTATGAGGAGCTGAAAGggctgaaagcagcagcagcagcagtcagctTTAACACTGGCCTATCG acTAAACGAATGAGCTGTGATAAAGTCAATGGACTGCAGGCTGACTTCtacatagaagaagaagaagaagaatctggTGCTTGCTGTAAAGAAAGTAGTGAAGTCTTACAG CTGAGAGAAACAGTGGCTCAACAAAAGATGAGGATCCAGATGCTTGAGAAGCAG GTTGACGAGCAAAAGAAGGAGAATGAAAGGCTCTTGGCAGCAATCAGTCGTTCAACGCTGCAAGATGCAGGATGTGACAATAACAGGAACACTCACTCTGATGGAATGCCCCGTGATGGAAGGGGAAAAGGGGGTGGGTTCACACATCATGGAGGCCGATCTGCTGGAGCCGGTGTGTGA